tgtatgtgtgtgtgtgtgtgtgtgtgtgtgtatgtgtgtgtatatatatatatatatatatatatatatatatatatatatatatatatatagtatatatatattatatatatatatatacatatatatatgtaatatatatatgtaatatacatatattaatatatatatataatatatatatgtatatatatacatatatgtgtgtgtgtgtgcatgtgtgtatatatttttgtgtatatatatacatatatataaatatatatatatatatatatatatatatatatatatatatatatatatctgtgtgtgtgtgtgtgtgtgtgtgtgtgtgtatgtgtgtgtgtgtgttttatctgtgtctgtgtatttatgtatatacatttttttttctagatcatacaaatgtatacataaatatgtctatgtacatgcatatatatatatatatatatatatatatatatatatatatatatatatatatatatatatatatatatatataaaatatatatattatatatatattatatatatatattatatatatatatatatatatatatatatatatatatatatatatatatattcataacatagCGGTAGATTAGTTgcagtaaatgaaataaaagtccttcccctcctttcctgtcgCAGGTGAGCGATGGCGCAGCCGAGCGGAGACGGGAAGAAGCGCCTGACTTTGGCCGACTACGTGAAAGCGAGCCACGGCGCGCCCAGGGAATCGGACGCGGCCAATGGCGGCGACAAGCGGcttgggaagaaagagaaggagaagaacacggAACGAACAGAGGACAAGGGAGAAAGTccgatgaaggaggaggatgaaaggaaaaagaacacggagggaagagaggacaagggagagactcggataaaggatgaggatgaaaagaaggagaaaaaagaggatagggggaggcgaatggaagaagacgagggaaagcgaaggaatgaggaagatggaagacaaaggagagaggaggaagaaagaccgaggagggaagaagaggaaaaaagaaaagaggaagatggaagacaaaggagagaagaggaagaaaaaccaaggagggaagaggaaagaagtaaaaaggaggaagaaagaccaagaagagaggaagaaaagcatagagaaggggaggaaaggagaccccaggaagaagtaaaacagaaggagaaagaagaacgaataggagaggaaaaggagagacaaaggcacgagaaagacagagtgagaagagaggaagagaggaaaaacaacgAGAACcggtggaaagaagaggaaacaaggAGATGGGGCGAAAATGAGAACAACAGGGAAGCGGAAGACAGGAGACagcgggaggaagaaagagaaccaaaTAGAAACGAGAAGGataagcaagaggaagaagagagaaaagaaagacgaaggacagaggaagagagtcgtaagagagagccagagaatgaGGCGGTAGACAAGAttcgaagaggagaggaagagggacgtaAGAGGGAGCCAGAGAATAAGGACACAGAGAACAGacgtagaagagaagaagaaagacccaAGACATacgaaaagagacgagaaaacaTCCCGCGACAAACGGCAGGaccgaatagagagagagaccaaagccGCACCAGAGACCAAAACCCTAGGACCGGAGGCGAGAGACCCAAAGACCCTCGAGAGAGCCGACCGAGGCGAGAGAGGCTAGCGAGACCCAAAGTCGTCGGTCTGGTGGGGggagccgaggaggaggaggagaaggacgcccaggaagGACTCTGGAGGATGAGGAACCCGCCCCAACACCCCCTGACGGAGATCGAAGAAGATCCGGCCTTCCAGCGCTTCTGGGGTTGGGTCACGAACGGCAGGAAGGATGACTTTGGGCTCTCCAGGAACTTGCTCTTGGATTAGGCGGGgctcggtggtggtggtggtgggggggggggtggaggccgggttaaggggttggagggaggggggagggggaacggtgGTGGGGTAGGTGGAGGTCGGGGGGAGGGAGATcagagaggaaggggcggaggtcAGGGGaacggtggtgggggtggggagacggagagagaggggcggaggtcgggggaggggggacgtagagagaggggcggaggttgggggagggggatgagaggaaaggaggtcgGCTGTGTTGTGGGAACGGTGATAAAGTGGTTGCAACGGCCACATTGGAAAGTGTGTCGAAGATATATTAAAACAGGCTAGTAATTTTCGAAAATCATAGACTCTTAGGCCCTGTTCAtacgagcgattttagtggcccgactgctagaaTTGCTACTACTAAGTGAATGTTTAAACACGGCGTTTACATTGGCCCGACTGGTCGAGCGACTGTGAGAAAAATCTCTTAGTCGCGCCACAGGCCAGCCAGAGCCACTACGTGTGTGCACTCTTATTgacttccattgacctggcagtcgagctgctagcagtcgcgccactaaagtcgctcgtctgaacagggtcttaGTAAAAATGACACAAAGGCCTATTTTCGTGGTGCTACAGCAATTCTATTTAGAATACCATGGCAACTATATCAAAGTTTTTAATATAACAATATTTATGCAGTATTAATGCAAGCAATAAACATGATAGTCACATTAAATACATTAGTAAGATCACTGTCAATGCCAAAAATGTGCGGATTATTTTGCCCAGATATGTTTATGTTGTCTATTTCCACTTGTGGCAAACAACAcccttatatacacacaaagtttTAACACATTTGCCATCATTTTCGCATTGTGTGTCAGctgttttgtgtacgtgtgtgtgcgaacgtgtgTGTCAGCATTCATGCATGTGCAAATTTTGTTAGTTCCACAGAGTTCTTGTCCGCAGTGAATCATGTATAATTATTTACTAAACAAATTTATCAGTTTTCGCAGATtatcatgtttattcattttgtgaagtgtaaatataagtatatgtaaatcaatataaaaaaaaaatattattgtataCCTAATAAGTTGAAGCGTTAACCACTGACTATGGCGATAATGATCAAGagttaataaatacaaaatattaagTAATCAGAAAGGAATATACATGATTTTCCTGAGCCAATTTGATGTTCATTTTGAGGGCAAGTTCTAAGAAACGTAATCCACATGTATAATGGCTCACTTTTCAGAGGTCTGAAAGCAGGAAGGAGGGTTTTGCGTCTGTTTATAAGCAAATAAAACTTTTTTAAAACTTGTTTGATGATTTGGTTTGCTGTGTtttcatgttatttatttatttttttatttattgatatttttttattatctaactGCAGTCTTCTGTTATGGAATAAACTGGTAATTGTAGTTTAAATTGgcatcactttcctctctctctctctctctctttctcatagtttttttttttttttttttcaattgttctCTATTGGGAGGAATAGTtgcaatacaaatatatactcttatatttattttctattattttcctttgttttttgtattgcTGTCTAATTTGGATATGAAGGTTGCTGTCATAAAATTATATTATCTTTACTGAAGACATTAAATATTTTTGCCTGCTACACGTCCTCGTAATAGTTTTTTTACagatagtctttttttttttcctaatacgGCCGTACAACGAATCACGACGATTtcggtatcattggattcctctcaccgtcAATATATTCTGTGTACTGggtattaattttgtttatattatatgttacctttcatgccctcccttgctatcggggccaagaatgtgggggtttgggggatatCCGCGCAATAATTTTCAATGtatttggaaactagacagtGAGACGAATACAACGATACGAAAATCATGACGATCATTTGTGCCCAATTATTAgaaagaaaatactttttttttctttcttttacgaaCAAAAATTATCGCCGATTTTTTAAGCGTTCCTTTTACAATTAAATCGCTGTTTCAAACTAAATAAATCTTTATGTACCTGATCATAAATATGTTTTATGAAATAATTTGTGCCGAGAAACTGTGTATTGTCAAtcaaaatgtgataatgataatgatgataagagtgaggaagataataataatgatagcattaataataatggtaataacaataataatgataattataataatattgatgataatgatgaaaataatgacaatgattacagtaataataatataataataatgatgataaatataatgataacaatgaaaattatagcagtaataataataataataataataataataataataaaatgatgataataataatactcatgatattcataataacaagagtaataatcatttcaacaatagtaatagcaatcatgataataatgatgatgatgatgacaataataataaagataatttgtgcacggtaatgatactagcaatgacaataataatgataataaggataatgctgataattatgataaggataataataatgccagtaatgataatgaccataatgaaggtaacaacaataataatgatgatgatgatgatattactaatcatgataaaagaaatgacaaagatgataataatgttaacaataatgataagcataatcgcattggtaataatattaacaataatgctgaataatgatgatgatgatgataaataatgataattgcaacaacaataataacaatcatgatattgataataataatagcaacaataatgataatgataacaacattaaaaataataactataataataataccaaatacCTTACTTCTTCATCCCGTCTCCTATGACCTTATAGAGTTAAAAATAAGACCACATGACATGAGGCAGGTTGACAGGTTAATGATGAGTATGGCAAAGAGTGCGTAGaacaaagtatgtgtgtgtattacctcTTAAACCCTGTAGTTGCATGGAATATATGGCTTTGTTGTGTCATTCCATTCGCACTTCAAGTCCTCAGTCACTCTCAATTTATATAGAAAATCAACGATTAGTTAACCATATAACATGCGTAAAAAATTTTGAAATTGGTTACCCAATAGATTGCCATTCGTTTATTTGATATtaatgtgtatttgtgggtgtgtatgaataGTACAGTGCAATACGCACACATAGAaagatgtttacatacatatttacaactATATGTGtctgcacatgtacacatacaaatgtgtatgcatgtatgtgtgtgtgtgtgtgtttgtgtgtgtgtttgtgtgtgtgtgtgtgtgtgtgtgtgtgtgtgtgtgtgtgtgtgtgtgtgtgtgtgtgtgtgtgtgtgtgtgtgtgtgtgtgtgtgtgtgtgtgtgtgtgtgtgtgcgtgtgcgtgtgcgtgtgcgtgtgcgtgtgcgtgtgtgtgtgtgtgcgtgtgcgtgtgcgtgtgtgtgcgtgtgtgtgtgtgtgtacgtgtgcgtgtgcgtgtgcgtgtgtacatatatattatatatatatatatatgtcttataaatgtgtatatgtatatacatacacatgtatgtatatatatatatatatatatatatatatatatatatatatatatatgtatgtatgtatttatatataaatgtgtacacacatacacacacacacacacaaacacacacaaacacacacacacacacacacacacacacacacacacacacacacacacatatatatatatatatatatatatatatatatatatatatatatatatatataccatgaatCTTATAAATAAAGTTCGCTCGATGTGTGTGATCATGTGAGTATGAACTGCTGTGTATGTTACAACGCTGAATATTTATTCTATCCACTTTATCAGAATTTCACAACAAAATATAATGTTTTCATGGTCAGGAGTAACTATGTGATGGATAATAAATTTCATCTTTCGAGACTGTAAGAAAATTTAAAATGGAGATGtgggaaccagagagagagagagagagagagagagagagagagagagagagagagagatagagagagagagagaaagagagagagagagagatgcagctggccgtgagagagggagaggcatgcAAATAGGAAACAGATGGTCACAGAGACTTACAGACCTGGTTGACtggcagacagaaaggcagactgactgactgacttagcaGCAGTGGCATGTAGAGGTCTGGCGATGCCCATAGCTAACTCTTTGACTGAATGccccaataatagcaataatgatgatcttagaaataataatgacaataataataattataatgacaatgcctAGTACTgtgaaatgggagaaagggacagTATTTTGAATATGGGAACAGATGTaaacatgaaacaaacaaat
The DNA window shown above is from Penaeus vannamei isolate JL-2024 chromosome 12, ASM4276789v1, whole genome shotgun sequence and carries:
- the LOC138863580 gene encoding uncharacterized protein, which gives rise to MAQPSGDGKKRLTLADYVKASHGAPRESDAANGGDKRLGKKEKEKNTERTEDKGESPMKEEDERKKNTEGREDKGETRIKDEDEKKEKKEDRGRRMEEDEGKRRNEEDGRQRREEEERPRREEEEKRKEEDGRQRREEEEKPRREEERSKKEEERPRREEEKHREGEERRPQEEVKQKEKEERIGEEKERQRHEKDRVRREEERKNNENRWKEEETRRWGENENNREAEDRRQREEEREPNRNEKDKQEEEERKERRRTEEESRKREPENEAVDKIRRGEEEGRKREPENKDTENRRRREEERPKTYEKRRENIPRQTAGPNRERDQSRTRDQNPRTGGERPKDPRESRPRRERLARPKVVGLVGGAEEEEEKDAQEGLWRMRNPPQHPLTEIEEDPAFQRFWGWVTNGRKDDFGLSRNLLLD